The segment CGGTGATGCCGCCGGTTCCGATCGAGATGAACTGCTGCTGAGCCGAGGCCGAACCCGCGCCCAGCGCGAGGCTGGCGGCAATGGCTCCAAGGACGATCTTGCGCATGTCTTCTCCTTCCGACTGTGTCGGGCGCCGCAAGCCGGCGCCTGTTCATGTATTCGGGAGCTCCGACGCGGACTTGAGCCCGCTACCTGCGCCCATGCAGACACTGTCGCCGAAAAGGGAATGTCGACTCAACCCTCGATTCAGGAATCGCATTGCCGAATAATGCTGCGTCGCAGCATCCGTTGCTGCTCGGAATGCCGGGAGACCCCCCGATTAATTCGACAGGCGGGTCGGATCGAACTGATGCAGATCCTTGAGAAGCGCGATCAGGCGCGACACCTGATGGGCGGCGAGCGCTCGGCCCTTGGCCTCGCTCCCGGCCTGCGCATTGCCGCAGGCGCCACTGGCCTGAAGATCGGCGGTGAGCCAGGCAAATGCCGTCCGCCCGGCGCCGCGCAGCACCTCGAACTCGTGCTCCATGGCGACCGAGGCCGGTACGAAGTCGGCGCAACGATCCTGCCGGACCGCATCGGGACGCAGATGGAGCATCAGCGAGGTCTCGACCTCGCCGGCATGGAAGCCGTGCGCGAGCTCGACGTCGGCGAACAGGCCGTCGGGGCAGCCGAGCCGCATCCAGCTCGTCGCGACGACCAGCATGCGGTGGCGGATCCTGAGATCGCGGGCGGCAAGCCCCATCACGTCGTTGTTGCCGCCGTGCGAGCTGATGATCACGAGCTTGCGCAGCCCGGCACGCGCCACCGACTCGCCCAGTGCGATCAGCATGTCGAGCAGAAGATGGGCGCCGACTGTGAGCGTGCCGGGAAATCCGTGGTGCTCGTCCGACTTGCCGACCGCGAGCGTCGGCAGGATCAGTGCCGGCAGCGCGTCCGGCATCTGCGCCACCGCTTCGGCAATCAGCCCGTCGGCGATGAAGGTATCGACGCCGGTCGGCAGGTGTGGTCCGTGCTGTTCCGTCGCGGCGATCGGCAGCACGCCGATCCACGCCGAGGTGTCGGTGTCGAAGTCGGTCGTCGTGAGGTCGTGCCAGAAGCGGCGCGGTGGAAGGGTCACGACACTCTCCGGAGCACACTGTCCGCCTGACGGCCTGTTGTAGCCGCCGATCGGCGGTCGGTCGAGGACGGGCGGGCCGCGGATGCGCGGGTCACGCCCGTGCCGGGCGCCATCGGCACAGGCTCAAGCCACCCTGAACAACCAGCAACGCCGTCGTTGCGGACGGCCGGAGGCTTATCCGGGATCGCAAGCGCACCGCGGCTGCATGGACGCGGTCCGATCCCGCCTACCCGCGTCGCTCCGGCCGGGCTGCCCTGCCGGACGACAGCGGGCACAGGGTCTGATCCGAACATCCGCGACTTGCCGATCGCCGCGACCGGATATCGGCTACTTCCATGGCAGGGGCGCATGCGGAAGCTGCCATCGCTGCCACCTAGATCCCCTCGAGGAAACGCTTCGATGCCTCGCCGTGCTCGCGGCGCAGCCGGGCAACATCGACGCCGACCGGCATGCCGTCGACGACTTTCCATGCGCCGGCGATCATGACCCGGTCGGCCCTGTAGGCTCCGCACAGGACAAGTGCGGCGAGCGGATCGCCGGCGCCG is part of the Tepidamorphus gemmatus genome and harbors:
- a CDS encoding creatininase family protein, which translates into the protein MTLPPRRFWHDLTTTDFDTDTSAWIGVLPIAATEQHGPHLPTGVDTFIADGLIAEAVAQMPDALPALILPTLAVGKSDEHHGFPGTLTVGAHLLLDMLIALGESVARAGLRKLVIISSHGGNNDVMGLAARDLRIRHRMLVVATSWMRLGCPDGLFADVELAHGFHAGEVETSLMLHLRPDAVRQDRCADFVPASVAMEHEFEVLRGAGRTAFAWLTADLQASGACGNAQAGSEAKGRALAAHQVSRLIALLKDLHQFDPTRLSN